One Sphingomonas endolithica genomic window, GCGAGTCGCCAGACCCCGGAAGATCGGGCAGCGCGTTGGAAATGCCACGCTCTGCCAACGCCCGCAATACCGTCACCATGAAGGCGCGGGTGCGATTGGCCTCCTCGAACGGCGGCATGGCCGCAAGGACCAGCGGTCCACTCTTCGGCCCGAAGCGCAACAGCGTCTCGCTGCCGCCTTGCCAGGCATAGGTCATCGGACTCATGACCCGGTCATGTCCGCTTACTGTCAGATGAGCGCCTTGGCGTCGGCAAAGCGAACCAAGGCGCCGAACGTCTCGAGCATTTCGCCATCGACCTCGTCATCCTCGATCAGGACGCCAAGCCGCTCCTCGAGCTCGGTCAATAACCCGGCCACTGCCATCGAATCGAGCTCCGGCAACGCGCCGAACAACGGCGTCTCGCTGCGGAAAGCGTCGACCCGCTCCTGCGACAGTCCAAGCACGTCCTTTAGAACGGCGCGCACCGTCGCATCGACTTCGTTGTGATCGTCTGGCAGCACGTCGCCCTCGCTTGGCCGTTTTCTGCCGCGGCCGTAGAGAAAGGCAGCGGCGATGCCAAGGGGAACGGGTGCAGTGCACCATCCGGGGACAGGCGCTCGCCGACTGAGGCGATCCGCGGTAAGGGCATGGCATGATCCCGCTCGATCCCCATCCCCGTCCGATCGACACCTTGGCCGGTCGCGGCGCCTCGCACGACGTTGCGCTGTTGGACAAGGCGGGCGCGCTCGATTTCCCCGGACTGGAGTTGCTGACCGGGCAGATCGCCGCGTGGCTGGCGGGGCTGGGACTTCGGCGAGGGGACCGCGTCGCATCGTGGCTGCCCAAGACGCGCACGGCATGCGTGTTGCCGATGGCAGCCCCCAGGGCCGGGTTGGTGCATGTGCCGATCAACCCGATGCTGAAGCGAGCGCAAGTGGCGCATATCCTGGCCGATAGCAGCGCGTCCGTAATGGTCACGCAGGAAGCGCGCGCTGCTTCGCTGGAGGTCGGGGACGTGCCGAGGAACTGCCGCCTGGTGCTGGAAGACGCCTTCGTCGCCACCGATGCCACGCCACCATCATCGGCCGAGCCGGAAGATCTCGCGGCGATCCTGTATACCTCTGGCTCGACCGGGCGACCGAAAGGCGTGATGCTGAGCCATGCCAATCTGTGGCTCGGCGCGATCTCGGTTGCGCGTTACCTGCACATCATGCCCGCAGACCGCGTGCTCGGCGTGCTGCCGCTCAGCTTCGACTATGGGCAGAACCAGACTTTTTCGACCTGGGCGGCGGGTGCCTGCTATGCCCCGCTGGATTACCTGACGCCGCGCGACGTGGTGAAGGCGGTGGACCGCATCGGCGCGACCACCTTGGCCGGCGTGCCGCCTTTGTGGGTGCAGTTGCTGGAGGCGACCTGGCCAGCGGAGACGGCCGCAAGGTTGCGGCGTCTGACCAATTCGGGCGGTGCGCTGACTCCGCGGCTGATCGTCGGGCTGCGTGAGCGCTTCCCGGTCGCCGATATCTACCCGATGTACGGACTGACCGAGGCGTTCCGCTCGACTTATCTGCCGCCTTCTTTGGTCGATGCGCATCCCGACGTCATGGGGAAGGCCATCCCCTTCGCCGAAGTGATGGTCACCCGCTCCGATGGATCGCGCGCCGCGCCGGGCGAGGCGGGGGAACTCGTCCATGCCGGCCCGCTGGTGGCGCAAGGCTATTGGCAGGATGAGGAGCGCACGGCGCTGCGCTTTCGCGACGCGCCGGCCTGGGCGGAGTCGAGCGGCAAGGCCGTATGGTCGGGCGACACGGTAATCGAGGGCGAAGACGGCCTGTTCCGCTTCGTCGGTCGCGAGGACGAGATGATCAAGTCGGCCGGCAACCGCATCAGCCCGACGGAGATCGAGGAGGCGGTGCTGGCGGGCGGCGAGGTGGCGGAGGCGGTGGCTCTCGGCATCAACGACGAGCGGTTGGGGCAGGCGATCGTCGTGGTTGCGCGCGGCGATGGTTCGGTCGAGCCGGCGCTGCGCGAGCGGCTACGGCGCGAGCTACCGAGCTTCATGCAGCCCAGCCGCTATGAATGGCGGGAGAGCTTGCCACACAATGCAAACGGCAAGCTGGATCGTGCTGTATTGAAAGGCGAATTTACGTGACCGCAAAGCCGATGGGAGCGATCCCCGACGACTTCGGATCAGCGCAGCCGCTGCCGATCGCCGGGCGCTCGGCTGAGGAGTGGGCGATGACGCATGACACGCCGTTGTTCGTGTACGATCTCGACATCGTGCGAGCCCGCATCACGGCGCTGCGGGCAGTGCTGCCGGGCATCGACCTGCATTATGCGATCAAGGCCAACCCCCTGCCGGCGATGGTGGCGGCGGTGGGATCGATGGTCGACGGGCTGGACGTGGCATCGGGCGGGGAACTGGCTGTCGCGCTCGACATGAAGCCGGGACAAGCGATCAGCTTCGCCGGGCCGGGCAAGAAGGACTGGGAGTTGGAGGCGGCGATCCGAGCAGGTGCGACGATCAACCTCGAGTCTCCCGGCGAGTGCGTGCGTGCCTTGGCGGCAGGCGAGCGGCTAGGCATCACGCCCCGCCTCGCCGTACGTGTAAATCCCGATTTCGAACTACGCGGATCGGGTATGAAGATGGGTGGCCGTGCCTCACCGTTCGGGATAGATGCGGCGGAAGCGCCGGGCGTGGTGGCGATGTTGCGAGCGGCGGGCGCCGACTGGCGCGGCTGGCACATCTTTGCCGGATCGCAATCGCTCGACACGGCGGGGATCATCGAGACGCAGGCGGCGACCGTTGCGCTGGCGGCGCAATTATCGGCGACCGTCGGAGCGACCCCGCCGCTGGTGAACCTCGGGGGCGGTTTCGGCATCCCGTACTTTTCCGGCGACAGGGGCATCGATTTGCCAGCCATCGGCGGCGCACTGGCGTCAGTTCTCGGGGAGCGCCCGGAGCCGCTGGCCAATACGCGCTTCGCGATCGAATTGGGGCGGTACATGGTCGGTGAGTGCGGCGTGTATCTCACCCGCGTGATCGAACGGAAGGAAAGCCGGGGGGAGACGTTCTTGGTGGTCGATGGTGGCATGCACCATCAACTCGCCGCCTCGGGCAATTTCGGGACGGTGATCAAGCGCAACTATCCCGTGGCGGTTGCGACGGCGAGGGCAGGGGCGCCGAGCGAGACGGTCAGCGTGGTCGGCTGTCTATGCACCCCGCTCGATCGGCTGGCGGATCGCGTGACGCTGCCAATCGCCGGGCCGGGTGACGTCATCGCCGTGTTCATGGCCGGCGCTTATGGGCTGTCGGCCAGCCCGCACGGCTTTCTTGGCCATCCCGTGCCGGCAGAGGTGGTTGCCAATCAACCAGGTCAAACCCCGTCTGCGTCGTTCCTAACGTAATTTTTACCGGACTGGCCGCATAGCCCGACCTTAGCCGCAAACCGCCGGAGGATCATTCCGGCGATCGAACCGCGGCAGGAGGTTTGTGCGATGCTTGGTGGTACCGGTTTCAAGGCGCTGTCGCTATTGGCAATGGCCAATCTGGTCTCTGGCTGCATGAGCGGCGGCGGCCGGGCCGAATTGCCGCCGGCAAGCTTCGTCTCGACGCAGGAGAAGCCGGGCGAGGAATATATCATCGGCCCGCTCGACGAGCTCAACATCTTCGTGTGGCGCAACCCCGAACTGTCGGCGAAGGTCCAGGTGCGCCCCGACGGCCGCATCACCACGCCGCTGATCAGCGATATGCCCGCGACCGGCAAGACGCCCGCGATGCTAGCCGACGACATGAAGATCGCGCTTGGCGAATATATCAAGGACCCGATCGTCTCGGTGATCGTCGAGAACTTCTCCGGCACGTTCAGCCAGCAGGTGCGCATCGTCGGCGCGACGGAGAAGCCAGCCTCGATCCCTTACCGCGCGAACATGACCCTGCTCGACGCAATGATCTCGGTCGGCGGGCTCAGCCAATATGCCGCCGGCAATAAGGCGCGGCTGGTGCGCTACGACCGGGCGACGGGCAAGCAGGTGGAATACAATGTCCGCCTCTCCAGCCTGCTGAAGAACGGCGATTCGCGCGCCAACGTGCGGCTGGAGCCGGGCGACGTGATCATCATCCCGGAAAGCATGTTCTAAATGAACGGTCTCTACGACGAACTGCGGCTGGCGCTGCATGCGATCTGGACGCGACGCTGGCTGGCGCTCGCGGTCGCATGGGGGATCGCGATCCTCGGCTGGCTGATCGTGTCACAGATTCCCAGCAGCTACGAATCGCGCGCGCGCGTGTTCGTGCAGATGCAGACGATCCTGCCCTCGAAGGTCGGCATCACCGCGCTCGACCAGCAGAAGGATGTCGATCGCATCCGACAGACCCTGACCTCCGCGGTCAATCTCGAAAAGGTCGTGCGCGGCACCGATCTCGCCAATACAGTGCAGACTGATCGCGACGTTGCGGACCGCGTTGCGGGCTTGCAGAAGGCGATCACCGTAACCGCGCAGCAGGACAATCTGTTCGAGATCGTCGCCAAGGGTTCGAGCCCGAAGATCTCGCGCTCGGTGGTGCAGAAGCTGATCGACATCTTCGTCGAGGAGAACCTTGCCGGCGATCGCGACGAGACGAGCCAGACGCTGCGCTTCCTCGACGCACAGCTCGAGCAGCGGCAGAAGCAGCTGCAGGACGCCGAGACAAAACGCACCGACTTCCAGAACCGCTATATGGGCTCGCTGCCCGGCACTGGATCGCTGACCGACCGCATGGGCACGGCGCGGTCGCAGATGGCGCAGGTCGAGAGCGATCTCGCCGCCGCGCAATCCAGCCTAGCGGCGGTGAACGGTCAGATGGCGGGCACGCCGCAGAGCGTGGCCGGTATGGGCGGTACGTCTTCCGCGGGGCCGGCGCGCGCTCGTCTTGCGGCGATTCAGGGCCAGATCGCCGAGGCGCGCGGTCGCGGCTATACCGACAATCATCCCGACATGGTGGCCCTGCGTGGGCAGCTGGCGGCGGCGACTGCGGCGGCACGCGGCGAGCCGCTGGTCGGGGGCGGGGCAGGCGGGGGATCGCCCAACCCGCTCTACCTGTCGCTGCGATCGATGCAGGCCGATAAGCAATCGCAGGTCGCTGCGCTGACGATGCGCAAGTCGCAGCTGCAGAACGATCTCGACACGATCAACTCCAAGCTGTCGGCCGATCCCGAGGTCGCCGCGCAGCAGAGCGAGATCGAGCGTAACTATGCCGTGCTGAAGGACCAGTACGACAAGATGCTGGCCGATCGCGAAGACATCAAGCTGCGCGGCCAGGCTCAGACGCAGACCGACGCGATCAAGTTCAGCGTGATCGATCCGCCGACCAGCCCACGCGTGCCGAGTGCCCCCAATCGCCCCTTGCTGCTGACCGGTGTGCTCTTCGCGGCGATTCTCGGCGGCATCGGTGCGGCGTTCGCGATGGGGCAATTGAAGATGACCTTCGCGACGGCAGGACGGCTCGAAAGGGCCACCGGCCTGCCGGTTATCGGCGCGATTGGCGAGATGGTGACGGTAGCGCAGACAACTGCACGGCGCCGCAAGCTCGCTTATTTCGGCGGCGGATCGGCGGCATTGGTCGTCGCCTATGTGGCGCTTCTCGGCGTTGAGATGGTCTCACGGGGAATTGCGGCATGACCGAGATGGGCAAGGTGCGGCCTTCGCTGCTCGAACGGGCCGCTGAGGTGTATGATTTCGACGCTCATTTACGTGGCCGCGGCGCGCCGCTGCCCGAGCCCGAACTGGTGCTGCAGCCCGAGCAGGTCGCTCCAACGGCGCCGGCAGCGGCAGTTGATGCGCCACCTGCCGCGCCGCCGCGCGTCGGCAGCCCGGTAGCCGCAATCGACCGTGGCATGCTGGCGGACAAGGGTTTGCTGGTGCCGGGCGCGACAATCGACGCTCTCGTGGAGGAATTCCGCCAGGTAAAGCGGCAGCTGCTGATCACCGCGCGCGTTCTGCGCACGCAGGATGCAGCAAAGGCACGCACAATCCTAGTGTGCTCGGCCAATGCCGGGGAGGGCAAGACTTATTGCGCGGTCAATCTCGCTATCTCGCTAGCGGCGGAGCGCGATAACAACGTGCTGCTGGTCGATGCCGACTTTGCCAAGCCGGACGTGATGGGACGATTGGGGCTCCACGAGGGGCTGGGGCTGCTCGATGCGCTGGCGGCCCCCGTGCTCGACGTCGAACGCTTCATCGTCGATACCGATATTCCGCAGCTTAGCCTTCTGCCCGCGGGTACCAAGTCGAACACCGACACAGAATTGCTCTCCAGCGCGCGAACGCACGAACTGATCGCGGCGCTGCTTGCCGCCGACCCGCAGCGCATCGTGATCTTCGATTCGCCACCCGCGCTCGCCGCCTCGCCGGCGTCGGTGCTCGCCGGGCTGATGGGGCAGGTGATGCTGGTCGTGCGCGCTGACCGTACCGGGGAGAGCGATCTGCGCGAGGCGGTCGCCGAACTTGACGGCTGCGAGCACATCCAGCTGGTGCTCAATTCGGTTTCCTATGCGCCGGGCGGGCGTCGCTACGGCAGCTATTATCCACAGGAAGACGCAAGATGATGCGCTCGACGACCTTTGCGGTGCTGGCGGGCGGCATCGTCGTGCTTGGGGCGACCCCCGCGTCCGCACGCGATCGCCGCGCGCAGGTAACCCCTTATATCGAGCTCGGCCAGGTGCTCACCGCAGATCTGCAATCGGGCGACGTGCTGACCTACAGCACGGCATCGGCCGGGATCGACGCCTCGATCCAAAGCCGCAATGCCGAGGTGCAGATCAGCTATCGCTACGAACGGCGCTTCAGCTGGGACAAGGATGTCGGCGATGACGACATCCACAGCGGTTTGGCGCGGGCGGCGGTGAAGGTCGCGCCGGGGATCAGCATCGAGGGCGGGGCGCTGGCGACCCGTGCCAGGTCCGACATCCGCGGCGCGGCACCAGCCGTTCTGGCGGGTAACGTGCAGAACACTAGCCAGGTCTATGCAGCTTATGCCGGCCCGACTGTCTCGACGAATGTCGGCCCGGCAAGTGTCGGTGCCAGCTATCGCTTCGGCTACACCAAGGTCGAGGAACCGAGCAACACCGCGCTGCCGCCCGGTAGCCGCCGGCTCGACAATTTCGACGAATCGGCCGGGCACCAGCTTCAGGCCTCGATCAGCACCGCGGCGGGCACCGTCCTGCCGGTCGGCGTGACGGTGAGCGGCGCCTACGAGCGCGAGAATGCCAGCCAGCTGAAGCAGCGCTACGAGGGAACCTATGGTCGCGGCGATGCCGTGCTGCCGGTATCCCCGACGCTCGCGGTGCGGGCGGGCGTGGGCTACGAGAAGATCAAGGTCAGCCAGAAGGATCCGGTGCTGGATGCAGGCGGCGTGCCGGTAGTCGACCGCAATGGGCGGTACGTCACCAACAACGCTTCACCGCGGCGGATCGCGTACGAGACCGACGGGCTGATCTACGATGCCGGGCTGGTGTGGAAGCCGAGCACGCGCACGACGGTGGAGGGCCGGGTCGGCAAGCGCTATGGCGGCACGACCTATACCGGCTCGATCAGCTATGCGGCGAGCCGCTCGATCGGCGTCCAGGTCGGCGTGTATGACAGCGTGGACACATTCGGACGGCAGCTGCGCGACGGCATAGCCAGCCTGCCGGCGAGCTTCATCGACCAGCGCGACGCCTTCGGCCAGCAATTCTCCGGCTGCACGTTCGGTCAATCGAACGAACAGGCGGGCGGCTGCCTGAACAGCGTGTTCCAGTCAATTTCGACCGCCAGCTACCGCGCACGCGGGATCGATGCAGTGATCAGCGCCAATCGCGGGCCGGTGAGCTTCGGTGTAGGCGCGGGCTATGCGAAACGGCGGCTGTACGCGCCGCAGGGTACGACCTACACGGTCTATGGCGTGACGGACGAGAGCTATTACGCGCAGGCATTCTTCAATGCCACGCTCGACGCCAATTCCGGCGTCGACGCCAACGTGTTCGCCAATTATTACCAGAGCGGCATCGAGGTGGCGCCCGGCGTCTATTCGGTCGGGGCCACCGGGCTCTACTACCGCAATTTTGGGCGGATCGGGACGACGGTATCAGCGGGCATCTACAATTTTAGCCAGGAAGGGCTGGACGATCAGACCTCCGCGCAGGCGCAAGTCGGGGTGCGCTACAGCTTCTAGAGTGGCGTCTACCCTTCGCTCCTGGCCCGCCTCCATCGGTGAACGATCGGTTAACCCATTGCGATTACACATGCCGAGGTGACTATATCCTATGCGCGTGCAAGGTGACGACGATGTACGATGACCATTATGGGTTGAGCGGCCGCCCGTTTCAGCTGACGCCGGACCCCCGTTTCTGGTTCGACACCGCCACGCATCGCAAGGCGATGGCCTATCTGGGCTACGGCCTGAGCCAGGGCGAAGGCTTCATCGTGATCACCGGTGACATCGGCGCTGGCAAGACCACCTTGGTCGGCCATTTGATGGAGACGATCGATCGCGAGCGTCTGCACGTAATCAAGATCGTCTCGACGCAGATCGAGGCGGATGATCTCCTGCGGCTGGTCGCCGGCGGCCTGGACGTGGAGGCTGGCGGCCTGAGCAAGGCGCAACTGCTGACCATGATTGAGCGCGGGCTGCATGCCATGGCCCGCGCCGGGCGGCGGACGCTGCTGATCGTAGACGAGGCACAGGCATTGCCGGTCGCGTCGCTCGAGGAATTGCGCATGCTGTCCAATTTTCAAGCCAGCGGGCATGCGCTGCTGCAGATCTTCCTGCTCGGCCAGCCGGAGTTCCGCGAACGCTTGCACGGATCGGATCGGCTGGAGCAATTGCGCCAGCGAGTCATCGCCATGCACCATCTCGATCCGATGGGCCCGGAAGAGGTCGAGCCGTACATGCTGCACCGGCTGAACGTGGTCGGCTGGCAGGGCAATCCTCATTTCACGCCCGATGCGTACCGCGCCATGTATGACGGGTCGGACGGCGTGCCGCGTCGGCTGAACCAATTGGCCGGACGCGTGATGCTGTTCGGGTCGATCGAGCAACTCGACGTGATCGACGGCGATTCGGTGGAGGCGGTGATCGCCGATATTGCTGGTGACGTGCCGATGCCGCGCAACGCGGCCGCGCCCAGCGAGTCACCGATTCTGGTACCGATGACGGCGTCAGCAACTGTTGCGGAACCGATCCCTGAACCTGATCCCGCCGCCATCGAGCCTATGCGGGAAGAAAAGATGGCGGCTGCCGCGTCGGTCGAGCCACTGCGCCCGCTGCCGATCTTCCATGTGCCGCCACCCACCGAGCCGCTACCGATCCGCTCGGCGCGCCAGATCGACGTGCCGATCGTTGAAGCAAGGACGATGGAGCCGCCGGCCAACGATCTCCTGATCGAAGAGCTTGCCGAAGATCCGGTGATCGAGACGGTGCCCGTTACGGCGCTGCCCGAAGCATTGGCACCTGAGACGGACCCAGAGAACGACGCCCTAGCGCAGCGCATCGCGTTGCTGGAAGGCCGCATTGAGGAGCAGGAGGCGGCGTTGCGGCGCGTGCTAACGCTGCTGGTCGATTGGGTCGAGGGTGAAGCTGCCCCGGACGCCGTATCGCTGCGGTATGCGGCGGCGCATTGATCATGCGCCATGCGCTCACCGTCGATGTCGAGGATTGGTTCCAGGTTGGCGCGTTCGAGCAGGTCATCGACAAGGCGGACTGGAATTCGCTCGAAAGCCGGGTGGAACGCAATACTGACGCAGTCTTGGCCTTGTTCGCCGAGAGTGGCGTCACGGCGACCTTCTTCACGCTGGGCTGGGTGGCACGACGCTTTCCCGCCTTGATGCGCCGGATCGTCGCCGGC contains:
- a CDS encoding pyridoxal-dependent decarboxylase, exosortase A system-associated, which codes for MGAIPDDFGSAQPLPIAGRSAEEWAMTHDTPLFVYDLDIVRARITALRAVLPGIDLHYAIKANPLPAMVAAVGSMVDGLDVASGGELAVALDMKPGQAISFAGPGKKDWELEAAIRAGATINLESPGECVRALAAGERLGITPRLAVRVNPDFELRGSGMKMGGRASPFGIDAAEAPGVVAMLRAAGADWRGWHIFAGSQSLDTAGIIETQAATVALAAQLSATVGATPPLVNLGGGFGIPYFSGDRGIDLPAIGGALASVLGERPEPLANTRFAIELGRYMVGECGVYLTRVIERKESRGETFLVVDGGMHHQLAASGNFGTVIKRNYPVAVATARAGAPSETVSVVGCLCTPLDRLADRVTLPIAGPGDVIAVFMAGAYGLSASPHGFLGHPVPAEVVANQPGQTPSASFLT
- a CDS encoding acyl carrier protein, producing the protein MLPDDHNEVDATVRAVLKDVLGLSQERVDAFRSETPLFGALPELDSMAVAGLLTELEERLGVLIEDDEVDGEMLETFGALVRFADAKALI
- a CDS encoding XrtA/PEP-CTERM system exopolysaccharide export protein yields the protein MLGGTGFKALSLLAMANLVSGCMSGGGRAELPPASFVSTQEKPGEEYIIGPLDELNIFVWRNPELSAKVQVRPDGRITTPLISDMPATGKTPAMLADDMKIALGEYIKDPIVSVIVENFSGTFSQQVRIVGATEKPASIPYRANMTLLDAMISVGGLSQYAAGNKARLVRYDRATGKQVEYNVRLSSLLKNGDSRANVRLEPGDVIIIPESMF
- a CDS encoding AAA family ATPase — encoded protein: MTEMGKVRPSLLERAAEVYDFDAHLRGRGAPLPEPELVLQPEQVAPTAPAAAVDAPPAAPPRVGSPVAAIDRGMLADKGLLVPGATIDALVEEFRQVKRQLLITARVLRTQDAAKARTILVCSANAGEGKTYCAVNLAISLAAERDNNVLLVDADFAKPDVMGRLGLHEGLGLLDALAAPVLDVERFIVDTDIPQLSLLPAGTKSNTDTELLSSARTHELIAALLAADPQRIVIFDSPPALAASPASVLAGLMGQVMLVVRADRTGESDLREAVAELDGCEHIQLVLNSVSYAPGGRRYGSYYPQEDAR
- a CDS encoding XrtA system polysaccharide chain length determinant, with the protein product MNGLYDELRLALHAIWTRRWLALAVAWGIAILGWLIVSQIPSSYESRARVFVQMQTILPSKVGITALDQQKDVDRIRQTLTSAVNLEKVVRGTDLANTVQTDRDVADRVAGLQKAITVTAQQDNLFEIVAKGSSPKISRSVVQKLIDIFVEENLAGDRDETSQTLRFLDAQLEQRQKQLQDAETKRTDFQNRYMGSLPGTGSLTDRMGTARSQMAQVESDLAAAQSSLAAVNGQMAGTPQSVAGMGGTSSAGPARARLAAIQGQIAEARGRGYTDNHPDMVALRGQLAAATAAARGEPLVGGGAGGGSPNPLYLSLRSMQADKQSQVAALTMRKSQLQNDLDTINSKLSADPEVAAQQSEIERNYAVLKDQYDKMLADREDIKLRGQAQTQTDAIKFSVIDPPTSPRVPSAPNRPLLLTGVLFAAILGGIGAAFAMGQLKMTFATAGRLERATGLPVIGAIGEMVTVAQTTARRRKLAYFGGGSAALVVAYVALLGVEMVSRGIAA
- a CDS encoding AMP-binding protein, whose translation is MIPLDPHPRPIDTLAGRGASHDVALLDKAGALDFPGLELLTGQIAAWLAGLGLRRGDRVASWLPKTRTACVLPMAAPRAGLVHVPINPMLKRAQVAHILADSSASVMVTQEARAASLEVGDVPRNCRLVLEDAFVATDATPPSSAEPEDLAAILYTSGSTGRPKGVMLSHANLWLGAISVARYLHIMPADRVLGVLPLSFDYGQNQTFSTWAAGACYAPLDYLTPRDVVKAVDRIGATTLAGVPPLWVQLLEATWPAETAARLRRLTNSGGALTPRLIVGLRERFPVADIYPMYGLTEAFRSTYLPPSLVDAHPDVMGKAIPFAEVMVTRSDGSRAAPGEAGELVHAGPLVAQGYWQDEERTALRFRDAPAWAESSGKAVWSGDTVIEGEDGLFRFVGREDEMIKSAGNRISPTEIEEAVLAGGEVAEAVALGINDERLGQAIVVVARGDGSVEPALRERLRRELPSFMQPSRYEWRESLPHNANGKLDRAVLKGEFT
- a CDS encoding AAA family ATPase, giving the protein MYDDHYGLSGRPFQLTPDPRFWFDTATHRKAMAYLGYGLSQGEGFIVITGDIGAGKTTLVGHLMETIDRERLHVIKIVSTQIEADDLLRLVAGGLDVEAGGLSKAQLLTMIERGLHAMARAGRRTLLIVDEAQALPVASLEELRMLSNFQASGHALLQIFLLGQPEFRERLHGSDRLEQLRQRVIAMHHLDPMGPEEVEPYMLHRLNVVGWQGNPHFTPDAYRAMYDGSDGVPRRLNQLAGRVMLFGSIEQLDVIDGDSVEAVIADIAGDVPMPRNAAAPSESPILVPMTASATVAEPIPEPDPAAIEPMREEKMAAAASVEPLRPLPIFHVPPPTEPLPIRSARQIDVPIVEARTMEPPANDLLIEELAEDPVIETVPVTALPEALAPETDPENDALAQRIALLEGRIEEQEAALRRVLTLLVDWVEGEAAPDAVSLRYAAAH